From the Scatophagus argus isolate fScaArg1 chromosome 21, fScaArg1.pri, whole genome shotgun sequence genome, one window contains:
- the pde6c gene encoding cone cGMP-specific 3',5'-cyclic phosphodiesterase subunit alpha' isoform X3 gives MALNKIGADTFSAEDEALFHKYMNFAQAIILQHYTAYMWNVESRRSQVLLWSASKVFEELTDIERQFHKALYTVRTYLQCERYSVGLLDMTKEKEFYDEWPVKLGDVEPYKGPKTPDGREIIFYKIIDYLLEGKEEIKVIPGPPADHWALVSGLPTYVAENGFICNMMNVVADDFFTFQKEAADETGFIIKNVLSLPIVNKKEEIVGVATFFNRKDGKPFDEHDEQITEALTQFLGWSVLNCDTYDKLNRMEYRKEIAQEMLMYQTRCTKDELQSILNTIEKFDAEAEDCDQKEMYKLLKATCPPADNVNGENLYLFSFSDFPVSEFDLIKAGIRMFFELGVVEKFKVPAETLTRWMYTVRKGYRAITYHNWRHGFNVGHTMFCLLQTGRLRKYYSDLDAFAMVAAAFCHDIDHRGTNNLYQTKSAHPLAKLHGSSIMERHHLEYSKTLMAEETLNIFCNLQKRQFEHVQHLFDVCIIATDLALYFKKRTMFQNIVNATEPMAEEKEAIAYVSNNPTRKEIVMAMMMTGCDLSAITKPWEVQSKVALMVAAEFWEQGDLERNVLDQQPIPMMDRNCAEQLPKMQCGFIDFVCSFVYKEFSRFHKEIQPMFDGLNNNRAHWNELAEVYNAKMKAIEDEKKKLEEEEAKKTGGDGGKSKTCSIC, from the exons ATGGCACTGAACAAAATAGGAGCCGATACCTTCTCTGCAGAGGATGAGGCA CTCTTCCACAAGTACATGAACTTTGCCCAAGCAATCATCCTGCAGCATTACACAGCGTACATGTGGAATGTGGAGTCCCGAAGGAGTCAG GTGCTGCTCTGGTCGGCCAGTAAAGTGTTTGAGGAGTTGACAGACATTGAGAGACAGTTCCACAAAGCGCTCTACACTGTAAGGACCTATCTACAATGTGAACGATACTCTGTGGGTCTGCTGGACATGACTAAAGAAAAG GAATTTTATGATGAATGGCCGGTGAAACTGGGAGACGTGGAACCCTATAAAGGACCAAAAACGCCAGACGGCAGG GAAATTATCTTTTACAAGATCATTGACTACCTCCTGGAAGGCAAAGAAGAAATCAAAGTCATACC aGGTCCACCTGCAGATCACTGGGCTCTAGTCAGCGGACTACCGACCTACGTCGCAGAGAATGGCTTT ATTTGCAACATGATGAACGTGGTCGCAGATGATTTCTTCACCTTCCAG AAAGAGGCTGCGGACGAGACAGGTTTTATCATCAAGAACGTCTTGTCGCTGCCCATTGTCAACAAGAAGGAAGAAATTGTGGGCGTCGCCACTTTCTTCAACAGGAAAGACGGCAAACCTTTTGATGAGCACGACGAGCAGATCACTGAG GCCCTGACACAGTTCTTGGGTTGGTCGGTGCTGAACTGCGACACTTACGACAAGCTGAACCGCATGGAGTACAGGAAAGAAATCGCTCAGGAGATGCTCATGTACCAGACCAGATGCACTAAAGACGAGCTGCAGTCCATTCTG AACACCATAGAGAAATTCGACGCAGAGGCTGAAGATTGCGACCAGAAAGAAATGTACAAACTATTG AAAGCAACATGTCCGCCAGCTGACAATGTCAATGGAGAGAATCTGTACCTGTTCTCCTTCAGCGACTTTCCAGTCTCGGAATTTGACCTCATCAAAGCCGGCATTCGCATGTTCTTTGAGCTCGGAGTTGTTGAGAAGTTTAAAGTTCCCGCCGAG ACGCTGACCAGATGGATGTACACAGTGAGGAAGGGTTACCGTGCCATCACCTACCACAACTGGAGGCACGGCTTCAACGTGGGCCACACCATGTTCTGCCTGCTGCAG ACAGGGAGACTGAGGAAGTACTACTCTGATCTAGATGCCTTTGCCATGGTGGCTGCTGCTTTCTGCCACGATATCGACCACAGAGGGACCAACAACCTCTACCAGACAAA GAGTGCACATCCTCTGGCTAAACTTCACGGCTCCTCCATCATGGAGAGGCACCATTTGGAGTACAGCAAAACGCTCATGGCTGAGGAG ACCTTGAACATCTTCTGCAACCTCCAGAAGCGCCAGTTTGAGCATGTCCAGCACTTGTTTGACGTCTGCATCATCGCCACTGATCTGGCTCTGTACTTCAA AAAGAGAACCATGTTCCAAAACATTGTGAATGCCACAGAGCCAATGGCAGAGGAAAAGGAGGCCATTGCCTATGTTTCCAACAACCCCACTAGGAAGGAAATTGTCAT GGCCATGATGATGACAGGCTGCGACTTGTCAGCTATCACCAAACCCTGGGAGGTACAGAGCAAG GTGGCTCTGATGGTTGCTGCTGAATTCTGGGAACAAGGAGATTTGGAGAGAAACGTTTTGGACCAACAGCCAATT CCCATGATGGACAGAAACTGTGCCGAACAGCTACCCAAGATGCAGTGTGGTTTCATCGACTTTGTGTGCTCCTTTGTGTACAAG GAGTTCTCCAGGTTCCACAAAGAGATCCAGCCCATGTTTGATGGTCTGAACAACAACAGAGCACACTGGAACGAGCTGGCCGAGGTATACAATGCAAAGATGAAGGCCATTgaggatgagaagaagaaactggaagaagaggaagccaagaaaa ctggaggagatggagggaagtCAAAAACCTGCAGCATCTGCTAA
- the pde6c gene encoding cone cGMP-specific 3',5'-cyclic phosphodiesterase subunit alpha' isoform X2 produces the protein MADKDSVEKYLENNPQFAKEYFDKKLRAEALSAAFSAPVDIKDTASFKDVNSVQEAAIIFELVQELQKSGNMEQSLHKVLQRVALILQADRLSYYVCRGRNGIPELATCLFDVTPTSKYEANLVHPQVEIVFPLDMGIVGFTAQSKKPQNVPDVSANKKFCDFVDKQTGYKTKGVLTFPVLAEKECLGVVMALNKIGADTFSAEDEALFHKYMNFAQAIILQHYTAYMWNVESRRSQVLLWSASKVFEELTDIERQFHKALYTVRTYLQCERYSVGLLDMTKEKEFYDEWPVKLGDVEPYKGPKTPDGREIIFYKIIDYLLEGKEEIKVIPGPPADHWALVSGLPTYVAENGFICNMMNVVADDFFTFQKEAADETGFIIKNVLSLPIVNKKEEIVGVATFFNRKDGKPFDEHDEQITEALTQFLGWSVLNCDTYDKLNRMEYRKEIAQEMLMYQTRCTKDELQSILNTIEKFDAEAEDCDQKEMYKLLKATCPPADNVNGENLYLFSFSDFPVSEFDLIKAGIRMFFELGVVEKFKVPAETLTRWMYTVRKGYRAITYHNWRHGFNVGHTMFCLLQTGRLRKYYSDLDAFAMVAAAFCHDIDHRGTNNLYQTKSAHPLAKLHGSSIMERHHLEYSKTLMAEETLNIFCNLQKRQFEHVQHLFDVCIIATDLALYFKKRTMFQNIVNATEPMAEEKEAIAYVSNNPTRKEIVMAMMMTGCDLSAITKPWEVQSKVALMVAAEFWEQGDLERNVLDQQPIPMMDRNCAEQLPKMQCGFIDFVCSFVYKEFSRFHKEIQPMFDGLNNNRAHWNELAEVYNAKMKAIEDEKKKLEEEEAKKTGGDGGKSKTCSIC, from the exons ATGGCAGACAAGGATAGCGTGGAGAAATACCTGGAGAACAACCCGCAGTTCGCCAAAGAATACTTCGATAAGAAGTTGCGCGCCGAAGCCCTGTCCGCCGCCTTCAGCGCACCTGTCGACATCAAAGACACCGCTTCCTTCAAGGATGTTAACTCTGTTCAAGAGGCCGCCATCATCTTCGAGCTGGTCCAGGAGCTGCAGAAATCGGGGAACATGGAGCAGTCACTCCACAAAGTGTTGCAGAGGGTTGCCCTGATCTTACAGGCCGACAGGCTCAGTTATTACGTGTGCCGGGGCAGAAACGGAATACCTGAGCTCGCCACTTGCCTCTTTGACGTGACACCAACATCCAAATACGAGGCAAACTTAGTCCACCCGCAGGTTGAAATTGTGTTCCCTCTCGACATGGGAATTGTCGGTTTCACCGCACAGTCCAAAAAGCCACAAAATGTACCCGACGTCTCTGCG AATAAAAAGTTCTGTGACTTTGTGGACAAACAGACTGGATACAAGACTAAGGGCGTTCTCACGTTCCCTGTGCTGGCTGAAAAAGAGTGCCTTGGAGTCGTCATGGCACTGAACAAAATAGGAGCCGATACCTTCTCTGCAGAGGATGAGGCA CTCTTCCACAAGTACATGAACTTTGCCCAAGCAATCATCCTGCAGCATTACACAGCGTACATGTGGAATGTGGAGTCCCGAAGGAGTCAG GTGCTGCTCTGGTCGGCCAGTAAAGTGTTTGAGGAGTTGACAGACATTGAGAGACAGTTCCACAAAGCGCTCTACACTGTAAGGACCTATCTACAATGTGAACGATACTCTGTGGGTCTGCTGGACATGACTAAAGAAAAG GAATTTTATGATGAATGGCCGGTGAAACTGGGAGACGTGGAACCCTATAAAGGACCAAAAACGCCAGACGGCAGG GAAATTATCTTTTACAAGATCATTGACTACCTCCTGGAAGGCAAAGAAGAAATCAAAGTCATACC aGGTCCACCTGCAGATCACTGGGCTCTAGTCAGCGGACTACCGACCTACGTCGCAGAGAATGGCTTT ATTTGCAACATGATGAACGTGGTCGCAGATGATTTCTTCACCTTCCAG AAAGAGGCTGCGGACGAGACAGGTTTTATCATCAAGAACGTCTTGTCGCTGCCCATTGTCAACAAGAAGGAAGAAATTGTGGGCGTCGCCACTTTCTTCAACAGGAAAGACGGCAAACCTTTTGATGAGCACGACGAGCAGATCACTGAG GCCCTGACACAGTTCTTGGGTTGGTCGGTGCTGAACTGCGACACTTACGACAAGCTGAACCGCATGGAGTACAGGAAAGAAATCGCTCAGGAGATGCTCATGTACCAGACCAGATGCACTAAAGACGAGCTGCAGTCCATTCTG AACACCATAGAGAAATTCGACGCAGAGGCTGAAGATTGCGACCAGAAAGAAATGTACAAACTATTG AAAGCAACATGTCCGCCAGCTGACAATGTCAATGGAGAGAATCTGTACCTGTTCTCCTTCAGCGACTTTCCAGTCTCGGAATTTGACCTCATCAAAGCCGGCATTCGCATGTTCTTTGAGCTCGGAGTTGTTGAGAAGTTTAAAGTTCCCGCCGAG ACGCTGACCAGATGGATGTACACAGTGAGGAAGGGTTACCGTGCCATCACCTACCACAACTGGAGGCACGGCTTCAACGTGGGCCACACCATGTTCTGCCTGCTGCAG ACAGGGAGACTGAGGAAGTACTACTCTGATCTAGATGCCTTTGCCATGGTGGCTGCTGCTTTCTGCCACGATATCGACCACAGAGGGACCAACAACCTCTACCAGACAAA GAGTGCACATCCTCTGGCTAAACTTCACGGCTCCTCCATCATGGAGAGGCACCATTTGGAGTACAGCAAAACGCTCATGGCTGAGGAG ACCTTGAACATCTTCTGCAACCTCCAGAAGCGCCAGTTTGAGCATGTCCAGCACTTGTTTGACGTCTGCATCATCGCCACTGATCTGGCTCTGTACTTCAA AAAGAGAACCATGTTCCAAAACATTGTGAATGCCACAGAGCCAATGGCAGAGGAAAAGGAGGCCATTGCCTATGTTTCCAACAACCCCACTAGGAAGGAAATTGTCAT GGCCATGATGATGACAGGCTGCGACTTGTCAGCTATCACCAAACCCTGGGAGGTACAGAGCAAG GTGGCTCTGATGGTTGCTGCTGAATTCTGGGAACAAGGAGATTTGGAGAGAAACGTTTTGGACCAACAGCCAATT CCCATGATGGACAGAAACTGTGCCGAACAGCTACCCAAGATGCAGTGTGGTTTCATCGACTTTGTGTGCTCCTTTGTGTACAAG GAGTTCTCCAGGTTCCACAAAGAGATCCAGCCCATGTTTGATGGTCTGAACAACAACAGAGCACACTGGAACGAGCTGGCCGAGGTATACAATGCAAAGATGAAGGCCATTgaggatgagaagaagaaactggaagaagaggaagccaagaaaa ctggaggagatggagggaagtCAAAAACCTGCAGCATCTGCTAA